Within the Candidatus Methylomirabilis tolerans genome, the region TCCGTCCTGACCCTCGCCAGGTTCGCGGAGGTTCCCTCTTGTTTGGTCAGCTTGAGAATCGCCTTGGCCATCCCGTTGATCACTACCTCCCGGTCCCTGTTTTCCTCCTGTAGCAACGCAACTTCCGCTTCGCCGACCTGGGGGGGATTCGCGCGCAAGATCGCCTTCCCATCTTTCGCCTCACCCACCAATCCCTGATCTCGGAGCTGATTCATCCGCGCGAGTCGCTGACCGATCCCCTTGTACGCAGCGATGACCTCCGGATACCCCTTAATCTCCTGCGTAATCCGCCGCGAGAGATCGTCCTGGGCCCACGCTTCGGTTACCAATGCCATTCGCCAGGTACGGATCACGGTCAGGATGGATTGCCGTCCGTGCCGCAGGTCGGACGTCGGCGACTGAGCCGGCGCCGTCTCCTTTTCTTTCTGTGGAGTCTGTTGAAGCAGCTCCTCTTCCAGCGACTTGTAGGCCGACTTGACATCCTTTTCCGGAAAATACACGTTGACGGTAATGACCGCGCACGCGGCAAAGCTGAACAGAGCGCTCAGGGTGAGCATCACAAGCGGTTGTCGAGACCTGCGCATTGACATCCTCCTTCTGGTTAGGGCCCTCTTGACTATAGTTCAGTGATTCGGTGTGGCTGAGGCGTTGATCCGTTTGATCGTCTCGCTGATAGTGTCGAGCAGGTGAGTCAACCCAATCCTGTTAAAGGTAGGCGAGACTCGAACGTCCAGATCCTTATACCCCAGGATCGCGTGGGAGATCTCAAGTTCGTGAAAGATCAGATCTCCCGCGTTCAAGGCCACCTCCAGTACGCCACGATCATAACGACGGGCTACTCCAAATAGGCTGAAATAGCGGATCTGCTGCCCGGCTAGTCGTTCAATCAGGCGGCGGCTAATCCTCCGCTTCTCTTGCGGGGCATCTACAGCCCAGAACCGCGCGTTGCCGTGCGCCTGGTCGAGGACAAAGTGCGGCATCACGAGTTCGGCCATCCCGTAGATCCGACCGCTAATATACCCCTTGATAGGCGGAAAGGCATCACAAATCGCGCGCAAGCTGAGCCCCTCAGTGAGCAAGGCCAGCGTGATTCCCCCACCCAGCGGCTCGACCGTTCCCCAGCCGCTCCACCGCCCGCCCCACGATTCAAAGACAAACCGCTGGACGGCGATTCGGTTCTCTGACGAGGCGAGGGCGACCTCGATATTGCGAAGCTCGATCGGGTCGTAGCGGAGCGAGCTGATGGCCAGCGAGAACGGCGATTTGGCCGGCACGTTCGATAACCTCTCCAAAGCCGCGCGATACTCATCTTCGGTCAGATCAGGCCGGCCCGCTTTCTGCTGGACTGCGAGCTGATGCAGAGATGCAGTCGAACTCTGATCGATCCGTCCATGCAGCGGAATGACGCCATGTGCGTTATCCAGACGGAGACTACCCGATTCCATGCTGACGTGTCGCAGGGAGAGCGCCCCGCGGTATTCCTGGCCGATGAGCTCCAGATTCGCGTGAAACTGACCGGTAAGGCGCATCGCGTCAGGCTGGCCTCCTCCCGTCAGAGCAGTCAACGGGGAGCGGAGCACCGCGACCTCCGTCCATGGGATGGTCAGGTGAAAGCCGGTCTGGCTCCCGCCGTTGTGGCCGAGCGATAGACCGCCTGCGAGGGTCAGCGTCAACCCTCCGTCGGTTCGAAGGGTCGTCTCTTTGATCGTCAGCAGACCCTTGTCGAGCGTGAAGGCGACGTCGCCGCGGATGCCAGTGAGCAAAGGCGCCGGTTCAGCCGCTTGCCGCGCCAAGCCGAGCGAGAGGTCTCTGAGCGTGATCGTACCGCCGGCAGCGGGCGGTTGCGATCCGCCGAATGTGGTGTCTGCGGACAGGTCGGCGTTGAGCGTGACCCCCTGCGCCCCTGCCGGTTTTGCAGTGGGGGCGAACAGCGACTGCGGATGCAGTCCGCGCACCGAAAGCACCACGCGCGCCTCCTGCAGGGGGGCAGATCTCGACAACGAGGCGTGACCATCGATATTCCCACCACCAGCAGCAACGTGAAACTCCGGGATCCGAATTCGATCAGGGTCGATCTCAAACCTGGCCTTGAGCGCGCGCAGTTGCCGACCGGCAAGGTCGGCCTGTCCGATCATAAGCGTACCGTTAAGATTGCGCCCCGACATCCCGATCCCTTGCATGGCGATCTGAGCAGTGTGCAGGGTTGCCGCACTGTTTATGGCGGCAGTGCGCAGTTGTATCGATCGGCTCATCATCTCCGCTTTCCATGGGCGGCCTCCGCCTGGCCACCAGAGGTGGATCGAGGGATGCGTAAGCGTCGTGATCAGGACGCCTCTGTCAGCCCGACGCGAGAGCTGCGTGAGGAACGTCGGATCGATCTTCAACTCGGTGGTCATGAGGTCGAGGCTGTCGCGTCCCCACCGCCGTCCGCTCCCTTTCGCGTCGATCTGTGCGCCAGAGATCGACGCGCGTAGCGCCTCAGCGGTGATGTCGCCGGAGGCGGTATCGACGCTGACTGCGGCTTGGAGCGAGGGGTTGCTGTACCGCTGTCCGAGCAGCAGGGCGGTCTGACCCTGCAGCGCGGCCTGCAGCCGCAGCCGACTGTCCGCATACTGAAGGCTGAGGTCTCCGGCGAGCCCGGTGACGCCGAACTGTCGCGAGGGAAGCTCCAGTCCACCGTCCTCGAGCGTGACCGCAACCTCCCCGACAGGTAGCTCCGGCCAGCGGCCCTGCAGCGTAGTCGGCCGGCCCTCTACCATGCCTGTAAGGGCGGAAAGCCAAGGAAAGGAGAGTTGCTGTGCTAATGTGCTGAGATTCGCTCGCCACTGCGCGACGGTGAGCGTATAGACGGGCGGCCAGTTTCCATATCGAATAGCCGCTGTCCCTTGAGCCACCGCGCCCTCTG harbors:
- a CDS encoding YdbL family protein gives rise to the protein MRRSRQPLVMLTLSALFSFAACAVITVNVYFPEKDVKSAYKSLEEELLQQTPQKEKETAPAQSPTSDLRHGRQSILTVIRTWRMALVTEAWAQDDLSRRITQEIKGYPEVIAAYKGIGQRLARMNQLRDQGLVGEAKDGKAILRANPPQVGEAEVALLQEENRDREVVINGMAKAILKLTKQEGTSANLARVRTEAADTFASIRRDAAHQGWWVQLPNGSWNRK